Proteins encoded in a region of the Brevefilum fermentans genome:
- a CDS encoding CHAP domain-containing protein — MHANKIIKATYLLLSVGTLLLVLLVPPGPTVSACDSSSLFSSSYFFIDDHNVHKELSFLDDSDFSFSYSDEFTLYERFRQETPYSEPEKILRRISLVDEQMFLDIDIWLKNGKAITNWLNGLSEIFDYKEVNLLESKTSSDKYTVAAISYTTGSYPSLQLSIEMKDHFVQLNHKFTNDINDLRMFVHIVKSIKLDNNTSLDEIFGTIITVSLENYYTLNQKLIDEKEVIISAERCCGLYSPGNPFQCCDTSSSLGNCTWHVFYMYGGVPFRGNADEWYYQVYITPGWESSNTPPYTSQNIGWHERGDMGHVAYITSHTSTVVSGSEQNWCQAGCPSRFYSRSASFFENYLYRIRDIIPTSPLLIID, encoded by the coding sequence TTGCATGCAAACAAAATTATCAAAGCCACTTATTTGTTGCTAAGTGTGGGAACACTTCTCTTAGTATTACTCGTACCTCCAGGTCCTACAGTATCTGCCTGTGACTCTTCTTCTTTATTCTCATCCAGTTACTTTTTTATTGATGATCACAATGTGCACAAAGAACTGAGCTTTCTCGATGACTCTGATTTTTCTTTTTCTTACTCAGACGAATTTACTCTTTATGAGAGATTTCGACAAGAGACTCCCTATTCAGAGCCAGAGAAGATATTGAGAAGGATCTCTTTAGTAGACGAACAGATGTTTTTAGATATTGATATCTGGCTAAAAAATGGAAAAGCCATTACAAACTGGCTCAATGGTCTTTCAGAAATCTTTGATTATAAAGAAGTAAACTTGCTAGAATCAAAAACAAGTTCTGACAAATATACTGTTGCAGCAATAAGTTATACAACGGGTTCGTATCCTAGCTTACAACTCTCAATCGAGATGAAAGATCATTTTGTTCAGCTAAATCACAAGTTTACCAACGACATCAACGATCTTAGGATGTTTGTTCACATCGTAAAATCAATTAAATTGGACAATAACACCTCGCTGGACGAAATCTTCGGCACCATTATTACGGTATCGTTGGAAAATTACTATACTCTAAACCAAAAGCTCATTGATGAAAAAGAAGTCATCATATCTGCCGAACGATGTTGTGGATTATATAGCCCTGGGAACCCTTTCCAATGTTGTGATACAAGTAGCTCGTTGGGAAATTGTACGTGGCACGTTTTTTATATGTATGGTGGTGTGCCTTTTAGAGGCAATGCAGATGAATGGTATTACCAAGTTTATATTACTCCTGGATGGGAATCCTCTAATACTCCTCCTTATACATCACAAAATATTGGATGGCATGAACGTGGGGATATGGGGCATGTTGCTTATATTACGAGCCATACATCTACAGTTGTAAGCGGTTCCGAACAGAATTGGTGTCAGGCGGGATGCCCTAGTCGCTTTTATAGTAGGTCTGCCAGTTTCTTTGAAAATTATTTATATAGAATAAGAGATATCATTCCTACATCCCCACTGCTAATTATTGATTGA
- a CDS encoding ABC transporter ATP-binding protein, which produces MITTEGLNKIYGKDKQALDDVDLHVPRGVYGLLGPNGAGKSTLIRILTGTLKPTSGTARVAGYDCVNEIDEVRKRIAVIPQEFSLYPNLTPIEFLEYMLILSGRDIDRPLIMKRLEQVNLANQAKKRIGSFSGGMKQRVAIAQALIHEPQVIFADEPTAGLDPEERVRFRNLFSEIGLEKTVLLSTHITEDITASTNMLSVLNHGKIIFSGSTRELINTARGKVWSCQIKTGSEWERFRSRNLIFSFTLDQENEEVTALYSPKTSEIEKGSETLEPTLEYAYMLLVNQDGVGES; this is translated from the coding sequence ATGATTACTACAGAAGGACTGAATAAAATTTATGGAAAAGACAAACAAGCTCTGGATGATGTTGACCTGCATGTGCCGCGTGGCGTATACGGTTTATTGGGACCAAATGGTGCCGGGAAATCAACATTAATTCGAATACTCACTGGGACGCTCAAACCGACATCGGGAACGGCAAGAGTGGCGGGTTATGACTGCGTCAATGAAATTGATGAGGTGCGCAAGCGAATCGCGGTTATTCCTCAGGAATTCAGCCTTTATCCAAATCTAACTCCAATAGAGTTTCTGGAATACATGCTCATTCTTTCCGGGAGAGACATTGACCGTCCTTTGATAATGAAACGACTTGAGCAAGTGAACCTGGCGAATCAAGCGAAGAAAAGAATTGGCTCATTCTCCGGAGGCATGAAACAAAGAGTGGCTATCGCCCAGGCGTTGATTCATGAGCCTCAGGTGATTTTTGCCGATGAACCTACCGCTGGATTAGATCCGGAGGAACGGGTGCGATTTCGAAACTTGTTTTCAGAGATCGGTCTTGAGAAGACAGTTCTGCTCTCCACCCATATCACCGAGGATATAACCGCCTCAACAAATATGCTCTCAGTGCTCAACCATGGGAAAATCATTTTCAGCGGATCCACCCGAGAGTTGATCAACACAGCGAGGGGCAAGGTTTGGTCATGTCAGATCAAAACCGGTAGCGAATGGGAAAGGTTTAGATCGCGGAATCTGATTTTTTCCTTCACTCTCGACCAAGAGAATGAAGAGGTGACAGCGCTCTATTCTCCGAAAACCAGTGAAATTGAGAAAGGGAGCGAAACGCTGGAACCCACATTGGAGTATGCATATATGCTTCTGGTTAATCAAGATGGGGTCGGAGAAAGCTGA
- a CDS encoding amidase domain-containing protein produces MKQNRIFQKISFLLIFGLLLSSFQTAWASPTRSVDSQFRHSSVFLSGVGDDPISESQNHEGEIIASVKKYFEARYQNLIGLKDENYINSFISNDQSDPSWIQLEGLRSKTIGKINSSFYLPYEEYEIDLSFSEISIDGSSATVFLNENGLVTFKDPTILPVELSEISHKMLLIDDGTGWRIINDNYQDAFTFQIEGRSEDEIFSTIEGNIVNQKREVEIFPPQDYTAPPSNFINLTYNRTAAVNYANTWKNGVNPSFWQESQDCTNFVSQAVYAGTNQVMSTPNDYYNKWYFDSYTKSGSFPWINVGGFYSFLTSNTGRGPIGYSSGSYLCYLSGGDVVVMQYTSGGWRHAVLVTALTGSCHDYTKIQVASHSPFGSYNLAYFSPSNFFALNITGYNN; encoded by the coding sequence ATGAAACAAAACAGAATTTTTCAAAAAATAAGTTTCCTCTTGATTTTTGGTCTACTCCTTAGTTCTTTTCAAACAGCTTGGGCTAGTCCAACAAGAAGTGTCGATTCCCAGTTTCGGCATAGCAGTGTCTTTTTATCGGGTGTTGGTGATGATCCAATCTCTGAATCCCAAAACCACGAAGGTGAAATAATTGCTTCTGTTAAAAAGTATTTTGAAGCTCGCTACCAAAACCTGATAGGATTGAAAGATGAAAACTATATAAATAGTTTCATCTCTAATGACCAATCAGACCCCTCATGGATCCAATTAGAAGGATTACGGTCAAAAACAATTGGAAAAATCAATTCAAGCTTTTATCTTCCATATGAAGAATATGAGATTGACCTTTCCTTTTCTGAGATAAGTATAGATGGAAGCTCAGCTACCGTTTTCTTGAATGAGAATGGGCTAGTTACTTTCAAGGATCCGACAATATTACCTGTTGAATTGTCTGAGATAAGCCACAAAATGCTACTTATCGATGATGGTACCGGCTGGAGGATAATAAATGATAATTACCAGGATGCTTTTACCTTTCAAATTGAAGGCCGATCAGAGGATGAGATATTCTCAACCATTGAAGGAAACATTGTTAATCAAAAGAGGGAAGTTGAGATTTTTCCCCCACAGGATTACACGGCACCCCCATCTAATTTTATTAATCTCACATACAACAGAACAGCTGCTGTAAATTATGCAAATACTTGGAAAAATGGGGTAAATCCAAGTTTCTGGCAGGAATCCCAAGATTGTACAAATTTTGTTTCTCAAGCCGTTTATGCTGGCACTAACCAAGTAATGTCCACTCCCAATGATTACTACAATAAGTGGTATTTTGATTCTTACACGAAGTCAGGTTCGTTTCCCTGGATTAATGTTGGTGGTTTCTATAGCTTTCTCACATCTAACACCGGAAGAGGTCCGATTGGCTATAGCTCTGGGTCATACCTATGCTATCTTAGTGGTGGCGATGTTGTTGTCATGCAGTATACATCAGGGGGATGGAGACATGCAGTTTTAGTTACAGCACTCACTGGTAGCTGTCATGACTATACAAAAATCCAAGTGGCAAGCCATTCACCATTCGGTTCTTACAACCTTGCATACTTTTCACCATCGAATTTCTTTGCATTGAATATCACAGGATATAACAACTAA
- a CDS encoding relaxase/mobilization nuclease domain-containing protein produces MAITKIHPIKSSLKKAIAYVVAGGKTDEGFLVTSFACTPETADLEFSFTLSHCMPKGNNLAFHLIQSFKPDEIDPETAHKIGIELANGFLKDEYEYVLSTHVDKDHIHNHLIFCAANFLDHRKFVSNRRSYYQIRKISDRLCQDFGLSVVIPGEENRKTYKEYLAHQTGTSWKTDLRRAIRQAHNHSQTYEEFLLHLTVSGFETKQNQGILFRKIGQQRFVKGETLGLPYTLEQIKKSFLQKQTLENKSITSEFLPSLIDIDANLKAMRNKGYAQSLEIKNLKAMSKSLLFLEEQGIYTVGSLDNKLREVKDEFEATRKEIKKLEDKISELSEIAKHIRTIKEITRNSETHMANLPQSEQTILRSSIKALKEEGIGPFSLDVQTVQKDLQNLDDKKRQLYIRYGEVKVFLRKIRTTRSNLSCLYLPSQNLEVDKQ; encoded by the coding sequence TTGGCGATTACAAAGATCCATCCTATCAAGTCTTCGCTGAAAAAAGCCATAGCTTATGTTGTTGCTGGTGGGAAAACTGATGAGGGTTTTCTGGTAACGAGCTTTGCCTGTACACCTGAAACGGCAGATTTGGAGTTCAGTTTCACACTTTCCCATTGCATGCCAAAGGGCAATAATCTTGCTTTTCACTTAATCCAATCCTTCAAGCCTGATGAGATTGATCCAGAGACCGCCCATAAGATTGGCATTGAATTAGCCAATGGATTCTTGAAGGATGAATATGAGTACGTATTGAGCACCCACGTTGATAAGGATCACATTCATAACCACCTGATCTTCTGTGCAGCAAATTTTCTGGATCACCGTAAGTTTGTCTCCAACCGAAGAAGCTATTATCAGATTCGGAAAATAAGTGATCGACTGTGCCAGGATTTCGGTCTTTCCGTTGTAATACCGGGTGAGGAAAATAGAAAAACATATAAGGAATACTTGGCTCACCAAACAGGCACAAGTTGGAAAACTGATCTTCGTCGAGCGATTCGTCAAGCCCATAATCACAGTCAGACCTATGAAGAGTTTCTTCTGCATCTCACAGTTTCCGGCTTTGAAACCAAACAGAATCAGGGAATCTTGTTTCGAAAAATTGGACAGCAACGCTTTGTTAAAGGTGAAACGTTGGGTTTGCCTTATACACTGGAGCAGATCAAGAAGAGCTTTTTGCAAAAACAAACACTTGAGAATAAGTCCATAACTTCTGAATTCCTTCCTTCCCTGATCGATATTGATGCGAATCTGAAAGCCATGCGGAATAAAGGATATGCCCAATCTTTGGAGATTAAGAATCTGAAAGCAATGTCAAAGTCACTGCTATTTTTGGAGGAACAGGGAATTTATACTGTTGGATCGCTTGATAACAAGCTTAGAGAAGTAAAGGATGAATTTGAAGCAACTCGAAAAGAGATAAAAAAGTTGGAAGACAAAATATCCGAGTTATCCGAGATCGCAAAACACATTAGAACAATTAAGGAGATCACAAGAAACTCCGAGACACACATGGCTAACTTACCACAATCAGAACAAACAATTCTTCGATCATCAATCAAAGCTCTAAAAGAAGAAGGGATAGGACCTTTTTCGTTAGACGTTCAAACAGTGCAAAAAGACTTGCAAAACCTAGATGATAAGAAGCGTCAGCTTTATATTCGGTACGGGGAAGTAAAGGTGTTTTTGAGAAAAATCCGAACTACTAGATCAAACCTAAGTTGTTTATATTTGCCTTCCCAAAATCTTGAAGTCGATAAACAATAA
- a CDS encoding ABC transporter permease — MMNYLRQLKFQLKIFLLEKIHWLILVLALVLQFADISFKNSNTFSPVYINNLSRSVFLFTSIVYGVLATRFFLMEVSKQSQIQWARPSFRANLVLVKFFAMFFGVLILLLPTLVIMLIRGVSFNNLAGLVQGASIWFYLFTSTFLFATVLSILSGLLLRKPALAMPFTLISLIWLAIRQTVWPDLVKYYVSESFGLLYGYGPIRETLQLNRGYFLMLSISLLLLAILIGHFILPANKGKLKLKNTILWFSFFLFFIAGTIYLGSRLNYQGSFIVDQPDLETLYKSNDVCDALDSYEVVIVINEHGYVEKGTASVQLKKGLDIREHLLLLPSLMDKPVTVEETSPGTYSIGYEGDFILPNYSYSNLFQDPEISLVGFLPGGYIDQSRLLLLAHGQWHPFSKCDLTRLELRIPETININYSSADKNSTANGVVNLSWEENLPEVLIIGGADYVEGDINGQEALLPEWLDSDTRSHYELIQTKFSGLMKRVAMETNEEQNTIILPIVGSSILDKNGTFFLRSTPFTMFLPDATPSKLEIEAALEVIQAWWRQGTDDPSLQNCLFKRFSCLQPTRSVPDDKSVMPFLYYFSLKLASEQSPETVDLDSIIQVYQTIDSDPASIYAVPRMFDKDEENELIVKLSQLDRCMEDGEFWNVLVKLKEEKSSVWIDYEDLESSILQLTGYSLERLEQQCPQN; from the coding sequence ATGATGAACTATCTCAGGCAATTAAAATTTCAGCTTAAAATCTTTTTACTGGAAAAAATACATTGGCTTATTCTTGTCCTGGCGCTCGTACTCCAGTTTGCTGACATAAGCTTCAAGAATAGCAACACCTTTTCTCCAGTATATATTAATAACCTCTCTAGAAGTGTATTCCTGTTTACGTCAATTGTTTATGGAGTTTTAGCTACCCGCTTCTTCCTGATGGAAGTCTCAAAACAATCTCAAATACAATGGGCGCGTCCGAGTTTCAGAGCAAATTTAGTACTTGTTAAATTCTTTGCAATGTTTTTTGGAGTTCTGATTCTACTGCTTCCAACTTTAGTGATTATGCTAATCAGGGGAGTATCATTCAACAATTTGGCAGGATTGGTTCAAGGTGCATCTATATGGTTTTATCTTTTTACGTCAACATTTCTTTTCGCCACAGTATTGAGCATCTTATCCGGTCTGCTGTTACGTAAACCTGCCTTAGCAATGCCTTTCACCCTCATTAGTCTGATATGGTTAGCCATTCGCCAGACTGTCTGGCCTGATTTGGTCAAATACTACGTCTCAGAATCCTTCGGGCTGCTATATGGATACGGTCCTATTCGGGAAACTCTCCAACTTAATCGGGGGTATTTCCTGATGCTATCCATCAGCTTACTTCTGTTAGCGATACTTATCGGACATTTTATCCTCCCTGCAAACAAGGGCAAGTTGAAACTGAAAAATACTATTCTCTGGTTTTCTTTTTTCCTCTTTTTTATTGCAGGAACCATTTACTTAGGATCTCGACTGAATTATCAAGGAAGTTTTATCGTTGATCAACCTGATTTAGAGACTCTTTACAAATCCAACGATGTGTGTGACGCTTTGGATTCTTACGAGGTTGTCATAGTGATCAACGAGCATGGTTATGTTGAAAAGGGAACGGCTTCGGTTCAGCTCAAGAAGGGGCTTGATATCCGTGAGCATCTACTGCTGCTTCCAAGCCTGATGGACAAACCAGTCACTGTGGAAGAAACGTCACCAGGCACATACAGTATTGGGTATGAAGGTGATTTCATTCTGCCGAATTATTCTTACTCTAACCTCTTCCAGGATCCTGAAATTTCTTTGGTTGGTTTCCTGCCAGGTGGTTATATAGATCAATCCAGATTGTTACTTCTAGCTCATGGGCAATGGCATCCCTTTAGTAAATGCGATTTGACCAGGCTGGAGTTAAGGATACCTGAAACGATAAACATTAACTATTCCAGCGCCGATAAAAACAGCACTGCAAACGGAGTGGTTAATCTTTCCTGGGAAGAAAACTTACCCGAGGTATTGATCATTGGGGGAGCGGATTACGTAGAGGGCGATATAAACGGACAAGAAGCTCTATTGCCAGAGTGGCTTGATTCGGACACCCGAAGTCATTATGAGTTAATCCAAACCAAGTTCAGCGGACTTATGAAGCGTGTGGCAATGGAAACAAACGAAGAACAGAATACCATCATTCTCCCCATTGTTGGATCAAGTATTTTGGATAAGAATGGAACTTTTTTTCTACGGTCAACGCCATTCACGATGTTTTTGCCAGATGCCACACCATCGAAGTTGGAAATTGAAGCTGCTTTAGAGGTGATTCAAGCCTGGTGGAGACAAGGAACAGATGACCCAAGTCTTCAAAATTGTCTTTTTAAACGCTTCAGCTGTCTACAACCAACTCGTTCAGTGCCTGATGACAAAAGCGTTATGCCTTTTTTGTATTATTTCAGTCTCAAACTTGCCTCGGAACAAAGCCCGGAAACAGTTGATCTGGACTCAATCATTCAAGTGTATCAAACGATTGATTCCGATCCAGCTTCAATATATGCTGTGCCAAGGATGTTCGACAAAGATGAAGAGAATGAACTAATCGTTAAGCTATCCCAACTTGATCGTTGCATGGAGGATGGAGAGTTCTGGAATGTACTGGTAAAACTCAAAGAGGAAAAAAGCAGTGTGTGGATAGACTATGAGGATTTGGAATCTTCAATTCTGCAGCTTACTGGGTACAGTCTGGAAAGGTTAGAGCAACAATGCCCCCAAAATTAA
- a CDS encoding plasmid mobilization protein produces MRTRRNLIIFYVNDDELQRIEKKRKSIGINSRSTYLRKVAIDGYVIHIDYADLKEHTRQIRMIGININQIAHHLNATGEIYQSDLKAIQEMLEEIWRLQRSILSSLR; encoded by the coding sequence ATGAGAACAAGAAGGAACCTGATCATATTCTATGTCAACGACGATGAACTTCAACGGATTGAAAAGAAGCGAAAAAGTATTGGCATAAATTCACGCAGCACATATCTGCGAAAGGTTGCCATCGATGGTTATGTGATCCATATTGATTATGCTGATTTAAAGGAACACACCCGACAAATAAGGATGATCGGTATCAACATCAACCAAATCGCTCATCACCTTAACGCCACAGGTGAGATCTACCAATCTGACCTGAAAGCTATACAGGAGATGCTGGAGGAAATTTGGCGATTACAAAGATCCATCCTATCAAGTCTTCGCTGA
- a CDS encoding DUF4367 domain-containing protein, with protein sequence MKTNKSDEKRSDNLFEEATKEAAYIKGRHFLQEAKADPYIPSAEFNHQIQAIIEAETGTSKTHNRSNKLSLNFSKATAWILVVLVILLFAIPNVAMARDWVTKLVIESNPKYVTYYLQNQNTDNEITWKNQGSSPPGLLPDGTYYPSYVPEGMKLMQLAFNVSDVSYYYQDVSDNFVSIDVMGSGSSMNLDNENLEEQSSETVNGMQATSMSKLGVGSVIWSDGEHIFMVSTTLSKEECLRIANGLTN encoded by the coding sequence ATGAAGACCAACAAGTCAGATGAAAAGAGGTCAGACAACCTTTTTGAGGAAGCTACCAAAGAGGCAGCATACATCAAAGGGAGACATTTCCTTCAAGAGGCAAAAGCAGATCCTTACATTCCCTCTGCTGAGTTCAACCATCAAATTCAGGCGATAATAGAAGCCGAGACGGGAACGTCGAAAACACACAATAGATCTAATAAGCTTTCTCTTAATTTTTCAAAGGCTACTGCGTGGATTCTTGTTGTATTGGTCATACTATTATTCGCGATTCCGAATGTGGCTATGGCTCGAGATTGGGTAACGAAACTTGTAATTGAATCAAACCCAAAATATGTGACTTATTATCTTCAGAACCAGAATACGGACAATGAAATAACTTGGAAAAATCAAGGTAGCTCTCCGCCAGGACTGTTGCCGGATGGTACCTATTATCCCTCATATGTGCCAGAAGGTATGAAACTGATGCAACTCGCGTTCAACGTTTCTGATGTGTCCTACTATTATCAAGATGTGTCGGATAACTTTGTGTCAATCGATGTCATGGGGTCCGGTTCAAGCATGAATCTTGATAATGAGAATTTAGAAGAACAGAGCAGTGAAACCGTTAACGGAATGCAAGCCACCTCTATGAGTAAGTTGGGTGTGGGAAGTGTGATCTGGAGTGATGGAGAACATATTTTTATGGTCAGCACGACCCTTTCCAAAGAGGAATGTCTCCGAATAGCTAATGGCTTGACAAATTGA
- a CDS encoding PDZ domain-containing protein yields MNKKKIYSLIEISLLFICLVTGCISQNSTKELPDQSEETKIVAYALFPQPVLGIVIDGDGKTLYVEPGSASERAGLVSGDILISIDGVSVTSERDKVREVIRSNTEEMKMEIQYQRGENVIVALITPSQKIQHPDDQTPKRTPTPVFPPEDYL; encoded by the coding sequence ATGAATAAAAAGAAAATTTACTCACTTATTGAAATTTCGTTACTTTTCATATGCTTGGTAACCGGGTGTATTTCGCAAAACTCGACAAAAGAGCTTCCTGATCAAAGCGAAGAAACAAAAATAGTAGCATATGCTTTGTTCCCACAGCCAGTCCTCGGGATTGTTATTGATGGCGACGGAAAAACCCTGTATGTTGAACCCGGAAGCGCTTCGGAGAGAGCAGGTCTTGTGTCCGGCGACATCCTGATTAGCATAGATGGCGTTTCAGTAACCTCAGAAAGAGATAAGGTTCGGGAAGTGATCCGGTCAAACACAGAAGAAATGAAGATGGAAATCCAATACCAAAGAGGAGAAAACGTTATTGTTGCTCTGATCACGCCCTCTCAGAAAATACAACATCCTGATGATCAGACACCCAAGCGTACACCAACACCAGTATTTCCTCCTGAAGATTATCTTTAA
- a CDS encoding RNA polymerase sigma factor yields MFLEMLYDNYNGLMFNQARRYFQNQADIEDVVQQSLVKLIKYLPTIRKLNRNILAAYIVNVIRSCSMDIYRKRKIEKETNFSDFFEDFEETVVDDFDLDCMVEKLLCVEQLTNAILQLPEQDQFVLEAKYLQRWSDSEIAEVLGIKANTVRTRLFRAKKKALLILSRGKNEDQQVR; encoded by the coding sequence TTGTTTCTTGAAATGCTCTATGATAACTACAATGGGTTGATGTTCAACCAGGCAAGGAGATATTTCCAGAACCAAGCAGACATTGAAGACGTTGTTCAACAATCCTTAGTAAAACTTATTAAATATCTTCCAACAATAAGAAAACTCAACCGAAACATTTTGGCGGCTTATATCGTTAATGTAATTAGAAGCTGTTCCATGGATATTTATCGAAAAAGGAAGATCGAGAAGGAAACCAATTTTTCGGACTTTTTCGAGGATTTTGAGGAGACGGTGGTAGATGATTTTGACCTGGATTGCATGGTTGAAAAATTACTCTGTGTGGAACAGCTAACCAATGCGATATTGCAATTGCCCGAGCAGGACCAATTCGTATTGGAGGCAAAATACCTTCAGCGCTGGAGTGACTCAGAAATTGCTGAAGTACTCGGTATAAAAGCAAATACCGTTCGAACGCGTTTATTTCGAGCTAAGAAAAAAGCATTATTGATACTGTCTAGAGGAAAAAATGAAGACCAACAAGTCAGATGA
- a CDS encoding SMODS domain-containing nucleotidyltransferase — MRSRIAIRYKTVTRSINKAFWDMESETLHSLYVGSYGRGTAIDDSDIDILIELPEVEYNRFDAVWGNGQSRLLQAVRSAILESYPRSDVRADGQVVKIAFSDGMKFEILPAFKKISYYGAWNGQYTYPDTNMGGNWLSTNPKAEQKAMQDKNKSSNGLLNDTCKHFRSIRNDYFGSYHLSGIVIDSFVYAAIQGWHWLLDSQTSSAAEGDYERALRAYLEKISPWYHLESPGSDQALNTSKSIDCLIKVVDLIAGQK, encoded by the coding sequence ATCAGAAGTAGAATTGCTATTCGTTATAAAACTGTAACTCGGTCAATCAATAAGGCATTCTGGGATATGGAGAGTGAGACACTTCATAGCCTTTACGTTGGATCGTATGGCCGAGGTACTGCTATTGATGATAGTGATATCGATATCTTGATAGAATTGCCTGAGGTTGAATATAACCGTTTTGATGCAGTCTGGGGTAATGGACAGTCACGTTTATTACAAGCTGTTCGAAGTGCGATATTAGAAAGTTATCCTCGGAGTGATGTTCGCGCTGATGGCCAGGTTGTTAAAATCGCTTTTAGCGATGGGATGAAATTTGAAATTCTTCCCGCTTTTAAAAAAATCTCCTATTATGGGGCTTGGAATGGTCAATATACATATCCAGATACAAATATGGGAGGAAATTGGCTTTCGACGAATCCTAAGGCAGAACAAAAAGCAATGCAGGATAAAAACAAGAGCAGTAATGGACTATTAAATGATACCTGCAAACACTTCAGAAGCATTAGGAATGATTATTTTGGTAGTTATCACCTCTCAGGCATCGTGATTGATAGCTTTGTCTATGCTGCGATACAAGGGTGGCATTGGCTCTTAGACAGCCAAACCTCTTCAGCAGCAGAGGGAGACTATGAACGAGCATTACGTGCTTATTTAGAAAAAATAAGCCCTTGGTATCATTTGGAATCACCTGGAAGCGATCAAGCACTCAATACCAGTAAAAGTATAGACTGCCTGATTAAAGTCGTTGACCTGATTGCAGGTCAAAAATGA
- a CDS encoding SLATT domain-containing protein has translation MENSSQHRDNLYVQIRECYGRAVYTYTTHHKKVVNLEVKNKRIKLCQIFLSAISASGFIGAIITNERSFTVIGGIFSTLLLAVNLFFKDNNLVEEAKRHYSTAINLWLAREDYISLLTDFPILSSEKIVQIRDDLQARVFEIYKSSPTTDKRSYLEAQNALKKEEEQFFNPEEIDMMLPMHLRNKGKLSSEVN, from the coding sequence ATGGAAAACTCTTCTCAACACCGGGATAACTTATACGTCCAAATCAGAGAATGTTACGGACGAGCAGTATACACTTACACCACTCATCATAAGAAGGTGGTTAATCTAGAGGTAAAGAATAAAAGGATTAAGCTTTGCCAGATTTTTCTTTCAGCCATTTCCGCTAGCGGTTTTATAGGTGCAATCATAACAAATGAAAGATCTTTTACGGTTATAGGTGGAATTTTTTCGACGCTCTTGCTTGCTGTCAATCTTTTTTTCAAAGATAATAACTTAGTTGAAGAGGCTAAGCGGCATTATAGCACCGCAATAAACCTGTGGTTGGCTAGAGAAGACTATATATCTCTTCTTACCGATTTTCCAATATTATCGAGTGAAAAGATTGTTCAGATTAGAGATGACCTTCAGGCTCGTGTTTTTGAAATTTACAAGTCATCACCAACAACCGACAAAAGGAGCTACCTTGAAGCACAAAATGCATTGAAGAAGGAAGAAGAACAATTCTTTAATCCTGAAGAAATTGATATGATGCTTCCAATGCATTTACGGAACAAAGGAAAGCTTTCCTCTGAAGTAAACTAG